In a single window of the Spartobacteria bacterium genome:
- a CDS encoding glutamate synthase subunit beta: MASKNDKNIERRDPGYRRKSERLEDYREVEQMLSEGEVVIQASRCMSCGTPFCHGYACPLTNIVPETNELVMDGRWEDALKLLLSTHPFPEFTARICPALCEGSCVKGINDQPVTIRQIEKMIIEKGFENGWVKPQPPKHRRSEHIAVIGSGPAGLAAAERLNKKGFMVTVFEKDLSAGGLMRYGIPNFKLDKTIVDRRINLMKQEGIRFECGVNVGKDISFNYLKTRFAAIVMTGGTQLPRDLKVPGRELKGVYYAMHFLSAQNKRLMDEPLTPEQDVSATGKNVVIIGGGDTGSDCLGTSLRQGAKQVYQLEIMPRAPEDRSEDNPWPLWPRIDRVSSSHKEGGIRRWCVNTKSLEGDEDGQVRKLHGIEIEWVEKDGRMTPVDKPGTEFTIDADLVLLSMGFLGPGPDPLAEELGLERDARSNIKVDAQHMTSMPGVFSAGDMARGQSLVVRAMADGKAAADDVISFINAGRTI, translated from the coding sequence ATGGCTTCAAAAAATGACAAAAATATCGAACGCAGAGATCCCGGATATCGTCGCAAAAGCGAACGACTGGAGGATTATCGCGAAGTGGAGCAGATGCTCTCTGAAGGAGAAGTGGTTATACAGGCATCGCGATGCATGTCATGCGGAACCCCGTTCTGTCACGGATATGCCTGCCCATTGACAAATATCGTTCCGGAAACCAACGAACTGGTTATGGATGGACGCTGGGAAGATGCACTGAAACTGCTTCTCTCCACGCATCCGTTCCCTGAATTCACGGCAAGAATCTGTCCGGCCCTCTGCGAAGGCTCCTGCGTCAAGGGCATCAATGACCAGCCGGTAACCATTCGGCAGATCGAAAAAATGATCATTGAAAAGGGATTCGAAAATGGCTGGGTTAAACCGCAGCCCCCCAAGCATCGCCGATCCGAACATATCGCAGTCATCGGCTCCGGCCCTGCCGGCCTGGCAGCCGCTGAACGACTGAATAAAAAGGGTTTTATGGTCACCGTCTTTGAAAAAGATCTCAGTGCCGGCGGCCTGATGCGTTACGGCATCCCGAATTTCAAACTGGACAAAACCATTGTGGATCGTCGGATTAATCTGATGAAACAAGAAGGTATCCGGTTTGAATGCGGCGTAAATGTCGGTAAAGATATTTCCTTCAATTACCTGAAAACACGTTTTGCAGCGATCGTTATGACCGGTGGCACGCAGCTTCCCCGCGACTTAAAGGTGCCGGGCAGAGAACTGAAGGGGGTCTACTATGCCATGCATTTCCTCAGTGCACAAAACAAGCGTCTTATGGACGAACCACTGACTCCGGAACAGGATGTCTCGGCCACGGGCAAAAATGTCGTGATTATCGGTGGTGGTGATACGGGGTCGGACTGCCTGGGCACGTCACTGCGGCAGGGTGCCAAGCAGGTCTACCAACTGGAAATCATGCCTCGCGCACCGGAAGATCGTTCGGAAGACAATCCCTGGCCCTTATGGCCGCGTATTGATCGCGTATCCAGCAGCCACAAAGAGGGTGGCATCCGCCGCTGGTGTGTGAATACGAAATCGCTGGAAGGCGATGAAGACGGCCAGGTGAGAAAACTGCACGGTATAGAAATCGAATGGGTTGAAAAAGACGGACGCATGACTCCTGTCGATAAACCCGGGACGGAATTCACCATTGATGCCGATCTGGTTCTTTTGTCTATGGGCTTCCTCGGCCCCGGACCCGACCCTCTGGCGGAAGAACTGGGACTGGAGCGCGATGCTCGCAGTAATATCAAAGTGGATGCACAGCATATGACCAGCATGCCGGGGGTCTTCTCGGCGGGTGATATGGCTCGCGGTCAGTCCCTGGTTGTACGCGCTATGGCGGATGGAAAAGCGGCGGCTGATGATGTGATATCATTTATCAATGCAGGTCGTACCATCTGA
- a CDS encoding glutamate synthase large subunit, whose translation MSGEQNELEYRQRPDQQGLYDPANEHDNCGVGFLVNIKGKRTHEMVRQGVTVLKNLLHRGATGADDKTGDGAGLLFQIPDRFFRKFCASRQWELPASGQYGVGMLFLPNDADARKKCCDAIDGFVAQAGLKTIGWRDVPTQSDCLGEIALKEMPFIRQCFIDGTGLDEEELERKLYIIRKQTERDTALFYSEPDMFYVTSLSCRTIVYKGLLMPDQVELFYPDLMDETVDSALVLVHQRYSTNTFPAWQLAQPFRYLAHNGEINTLRGNRKWMSSRERNLESPLFGSDIKKILPVLENGVSDSANLDNALELITNGGRSIEHAITMLIPQAWGDKYPIGPDLRGFFEYHAGIMEPWDGPAAVAFTDGHRIGAMLDRNGLRPARYTVTKSGFMVFASEAGVLELDPRDVLEKGALRPGEMLLVDLNERRLLKDTELKMRLARHQPYRRWVDENQITIHGFFNSMAPLKVADQKLFETQKLFGYTREDLHVLLKPMAANGSEPIGSMGADQPLAVLSEKPQLLYWYFKQLFAQVTNPAIDPYREELVMSLMTFIGCADNILAEVPRHARLVKLRHPILSNDDLVRLCSLEKEGFQSVRLKMQFPVGGQGRALEKALEELCARAQKAIESGHGLIVLTDKDLDDDMMPIPTMLAVSAVNRHLVRHRLRTSSGILVETGEAREVMHMALLLGYGASAINPYAAFECITDMAQKSILGKPLSPQTAMENYVKALCKGILKTMSKIGISTLRSYRSGQVFECIGLNEDVVSTYFEGTSTRIQGLGLDEIAEEVNLRYQAYMSYRTEMDSVKVLPSGGQYSYRSDGERHLWTPQTISLLQQATRFSDYSKFKQYTQLINDQVKQQTTLRGLLRFKKTESIPLEEVEAASEIVKRFVTGAMSFGSISPEAHWTLATAMNRLGGKSNSGEGGEDPVRYKPLANGDSLCSAIKQVASGRFGVTAEYLAHSDEIQIKIAQGAKPGEGGQLPGHKVNELIARVRHATPGVTLISPPPHHDIYSIEDIAQLIFDLKNASPTSRVSVKLVSEVGVGTVAAGVAKGHADMILISGYDGGTGASPLSSMKHAGVPWELGLSETQQTLVLNGLRSRVRLQVDGSLKTGRDVVIGALLGAEEFGFATTALVVCGCVMMRDCHTNKCPVGVATQDERLRKCFSGKPEHVINFMMYIAEEVREIMAQLGIRTIDELVGRVDLLEKNDEITFWKSKKVDLSRILYKPEAADSEIRCTKSQDHGLEKALDYELLPLVEESIETGKHVVVNYPIRNCHRTFGTIISNRIAMKYGNAGLPDDTITFNFTGSSGQSFAAFASKGMTFILEGEANDYIGKGLSGAKIILKPFAGVTFDPAKNIVGGNVMLYGATSGEVYANGRVGERFAIRNSGAKAVVEGVGDHGCEYMTGGRVVILGPTGVNFGAGMSGGIAYVYDETGSFDLRCNLDMIDLELLSEEADIRELRSMLEKHVTYTGSKKAIHILANWHDCLPYFLKVFPMEYKRVLGKMSQEDEAVERTAPQNN comes from the coding sequence ATGAGTGGAGAACAAAACGAACTGGAATATCGACAGCGCCCTGACCAGCAAGGCCTGTACGATCCGGCCAACGAACATGACAACTGCGGAGTGGGATTCCTTGTCAATATCAAAGGCAAGAGAACGCATGAGATGGTGCGCCAGGGTGTCACCGTTTTAAAAAATCTGCTGCACCGCGGAGCCACTGGGGCAGATGATAAAACGGGCGACGGAGCCGGACTGCTGTTTCAGATACCCGATCGTTTTTTCCGCAAATTCTGCGCATCCCGGCAGTGGGAACTGCCGGCATCAGGTCAGTATGGTGTGGGCATGCTCTTTCTACCCAACGATGCAGATGCCAGAAAGAAATGCTGTGATGCCATTGATGGATTTGTCGCACAGGCCGGGTTAAAAACCATTGGCTGGCGCGACGTGCCCACCCAGTCGGATTGTCTCGGTGAAATCGCATTAAAAGAAATGCCGTTCATACGTCAGTGCTTCATTGACGGGACAGGCCTGGATGAAGAAGAACTGGAACGCAAGCTGTATATTATCCGCAAACAGACCGAGCGCGACACGGCTTTATTTTACTCCGAACCAGACATGTTCTACGTGACCAGCCTGTCATGCCGAACGATTGTTTACAAGGGCCTGCTCATGCCGGATCAGGTGGAATTATTCTACCCTGATTTGATGGACGAAACGGTGGACAGTGCGCTCGTGCTGGTACATCAGCGATACAGTACCAACACCTTTCCCGCATGGCAGCTGGCGCAGCCTTTCCGTTATCTCGCTCATAACGGGGAAATCAACACCCTGCGCGGAAATCGTAAATGGATGTCCTCACGTGAACGCAATCTGGAATCGCCGCTCTTCGGCAGTGATATCAAAAAGATTCTTCCCGTGCTGGAAAATGGTGTCAGCGATTCAGCCAATCTGGACAATGCACTGGAACTGATTACCAATGGCGGTCGCTCCATCGAACACGCCATAACCATGCTGATTCCTCAGGCATGGGGCGATAAATATCCGATCGGACCGGACTTACGCGGCTTTTTTGAATACCATGCGGGCATTATGGAACCATGGGACGGCCCGGCGGCTGTTGCATTTACGGACGGACATCGTATTGGTGCGATGCTGGATCGCAACGGCCTGCGGCCTGCGCGGTATACGGTGACAAAATCGGGATTCATGGTTTTCGCATCGGAAGCGGGCGTACTGGAACTTGACCCGAGAGACGTCCTTGAAAAAGGGGCGTTGCGTCCCGGTGAAATGCTGCTGGTCGATTTAAATGAACGTCGGCTGCTGAAAGATACGGAGCTGAAAATGCGGTTGGCGCGGCATCAGCCCTATCGCCGCTGGGTCGATGAAAATCAGATCACGATTCACGGTTTCTTCAATTCTATGGCACCGCTCAAAGTCGCAGACCAGAAACTGTTCGAAACACAGAAGCTCTTCGGTTACACTCGCGAAGATTTGCATGTACTGCTCAAGCCTATGGCGGCAAATGGATCCGAACCCATCGGTTCTATGGGTGCTGATCAGCCGCTGGCGGTGCTCTCTGAGAAACCGCAGCTGCTGTACTGGTATTTCAAACAGCTGTTCGCGCAGGTGACCAACCCCGCTATTGACCCCTATCGCGAAGAACTGGTGATGTCACTGATGACGTTTATTGGCTGCGCAGATAATATTCTGGCGGAAGTGCCAAGGCATGCGCGACTCGTTAAATTACGTCACCCCATTCTTTCGAACGACGATCTGGTTCGGCTCTGCTCTCTTGAAAAAGAAGGGTTCCAGAGTGTACGGTTGAAAATGCAGTTCCCCGTCGGCGGTCAGGGACGTGCACTGGAAAAAGCACTTGAAGAGCTTTGTGCTCGGGCGCAAAAGGCTATTGAATCGGGTCACGGGCTCATCGTACTCACGGACAAAGACCTTGATGATGATATGATGCCGATTCCAACCATGCTGGCGGTATCAGCCGTCAACCGTCATTTGGTGCGGCATCGTCTGCGCACAAGCAGCGGCATTCTGGTGGAAACCGGAGAAGCCCGCGAAGTCATGCATATGGCCTTATTGCTGGGCTATGGTGCCTCGGCAATTAATCCCTATGCGGCCTTTGAATGCATCACTGATATGGCTCAGAAATCCATTCTTGGCAAACCGCTTTCCCCGCAGACAGCGATGGAAAACTACGTCAAAGCCCTGTGCAAAGGCATTTTGAAAACGATGTCCAAGATTGGTATCTCCACGTTGCGCAGTTACCGCAGCGGGCAGGTCTTTGAATGTATCGGACTGAATGAGGATGTGGTTTCAACCTATTTTGAAGGAACAAGCACACGTATTCAAGGACTTGGGCTGGATGAGATTGCAGAAGAAGTCAACCTGCGGTATCAGGCCTACATGAGCTATCGCACGGAAATGGATTCGGTGAAAGTGCTGCCATCCGGCGGTCAGTATTCCTACCGGTCAGACGGAGAGCGTCATCTCTGGACGCCGCAGACGATCAGTCTGCTGCAGCAGGCCACCCGCTTTTCCGATTACAGTAAATTTAAACAATACACACAGCTCATCAACGATCAGGTCAAACAGCAGACAACCTTACGTGGACTGCTTCGCTTCAAGAAAACGGAATCCATTCCGCTGGAGGAAGTAGAAGCCGCCAGTGAAATTGTAAAGCGGTTTGTAACCGGCGCGATGTCCTTTGGATCCATCAGTCCGGAAGCCCATTGGACGCTGGCGACAGCGATGAACCGCCTGGGTGGAAAAAGCAATTCCGGCGAAGGCGGAGAAGATCCTGTGCGCTATAAACCGCTGGCCAATGGCGACAGTCTGTGCAGTGCGATCAAACAGGTCGCCAGCGGACGTTTTGGTGTCACCGCCGAATATCTTGCGCATTCCGATGAGATCCAGATCAAAATTGCACAAGGTGCCAAACCGGGTGAAGGCGGTCAGTTGCCCGGACATAAAGTAAATGAGCTGATTGCCCGCGTTCGTCATGCCACACCGGGCGTGACCCTGATCTCTCCCCCGCCCCATCATGATATTTATTCGATCGAGGATATCGCACAGCTGATATTCGATTTGAAAAATGCCAGTCCCACCAGTCGCGTGTCTGTGAAACTGGTGTCTGAAGTCGGTGTGGGCACGGTGGCCGCAGGGGTGGCCAAAGGGCATGCCGACATGATTCTCATCAGCGGCTATGACGGTGGAACAGGGGCGTCCCCTCTTTCATCGATGAAACACGCCGGGGTTCCCTGGGAACTCGGTCTTTCTGAAACGCAGCAGACGCTTGTTCTGAACGGATTACGCAGCCGTGTACGTCTTCAGGTAGACGGCAGTCTGAAAACGGGTCGCGATGTCGTGATCGGTGCGCTGCTTGGTGCGGAAGAATTTGGTTTTGCAACAACGGCTCTGGTGGTCTGCGGCTGCGTAATGATGCGTGACTGTCATACAAACAAGTGCCCTGTCGGTGTGGCAACCCAGGATGAACGTTTACGTAAGTGTTTCTCCGGCAAACCGGAACATGTGATTAATTTCATGATGTACATCGCTGAAGAAGTCCGCGAGATCATGGCGCAACTGGGTATACGTACCATCGATGAGCTGGTCGGACGGGTTGACCTTCTGGAGAAAAATGACGAGATTACCTTCTGGAAATCGAAGAAGGTGGATTTGAGTCGCATTCTTTACAAACCGGAGGCCGCAGATTCAGAAATACGATGCACAAAATCCCAAGATCACGGTCTGGAAAAAGCGCTGGATTACGAACTGCTCCCGCTCGTGGAAGAGTCCATTGAAACGGGCAAACATGTGGTCGTGAACTATCCGATTCGAAATTGTCACCGAACCTTCGGGACGATTATTTCGAATCGTATCGCCATGAAGTATGGCAATGCCGGATTACCTGATGATACGATAACGTTTAACTTCACCGGGTCTTCCGGACAGAGTTTTGCGGCATTCGCATCCAAGGGCATGACGTTCATTCTCGAAGGGGAAGCCAACGACTATATTGGCAAAGGACTGTCCGGCGCAAAAATCATTCTCAAACCGTTTGCGGGCGTTACGTTTGATCCAGCGAAGAATATTGTGGGCGGCAACGTCATGCTCTACGGTGCTACGTCTGGTGAAGTATACGCAAACGGACGCGTCGGAGAACGTTTTGCCATCCGTAACAGCGGTGCCAAAGCGGTGGTTGAAGGCGTGGGCGATCATGGCTGTGAATATATGACCGGTGGACGGGTTGTGATTCTTGGCCCCACAGGGGTAAACTTTGGTGCCGGCATGAGCGGTGGTATAGCCTATGTTTACGATGAAACCGGCTCATTTGATTTGCGCTGCAACCTCGATATGATTGACCTTGAGCTGCTCAGTGAAGAGGCTGATATACGGGAACTGCGCTCCATGCTTGAAAAGCACGTAACCTATACGGGCAGCAAAAAAGCAATCCATATTCTCGCAAACTGGCACGATTGTCTGCCCTATTTCCTGAAAGTGTTCCCCATGGAATATAAACGGGTTCTGGGCAAGATGAGTCAGGAAGACGAAGCGGTCGAGCGCACCGCACCGCAAAATAACTAA
- a CDS encoding aspartate--ammonia ligase encodes MDILTTEMAVLELKRVFEDRLAEQLGLNRVSAPLFVRADSGFQDNLNGTEHPVSFTISQADGGEYQIVHSLAKWKRFALSRYNIEVDRGIYTDMNAIRPDEENLHTAIHSAYVDQWDWEKVISAEHRNLDYLKETVRTIYDTIRYTENKICADFGLRPQLVESIHFVHTEDLLRRFPELSPRERENAVCKEFGAVFIIGIGGPLADGTIHDGRAPDYDDWTTESTAGYHGLNGDIMVWNPQLDRGFELSSMGIRVDAATMTTQLAYRGCPERAEMPWHQMLLNGILPLSIGGGIGQSRLCMLLLQKRHIGEVQVGVWPQDVIDACAAEGIDLL; translated from the coding sequence ATGGATATTTTGACGACGGAAATGGCCGTACTGGAACTCAAACGTGTTTTCGAAGATAGACTGGCAGAACAGTTAGGATTAAATCGTGTTTCGGCACCGCTTTTTGTCCGAGCCGATTCGGGGTTTCAGGACAACTTAAATGGCACTGAGCATCCGGTATCTTTTACAATCAGTCAGGCAGACGGTGGAGAATACCAAATCGTTCATTCGCTGGCGAAATGGAAACGCTTTGCCCTTTCCAGGTATAATATTGAGGTGGATCGCGGTATTTATACGGATATGAATGCCATTCGGCCTGACGAAGAGAATTTACATACAGCAATCCATAGTGCGTATGTGGATCAGTGGGACTGGGAAAAGGTTATTTCCGCTGAACATCGGAATCTTGATTATTTGAAAGAAACGGTACGAACCATTTACGATACCATCCGTTACACAGAAAATAAAATTTGTGCTGATTTTGGATTGCGTCCACAACTGGTGGAATCCATTCATTTTGTGCATACAGAAGACCTGCTCCGCCGCTTTCCGGAGCTGAGCCCCAGAGAACGCGAAAATGCCGTATGCAAAGAATTTGGCGCCGTGTTCATCATCGGTATCGGCGGTCCACTGGCCGATGGAACCATCCACGACGGACGGGCACCTGACTATGATGACTGGACCACGGAATCGACAGCAGGTTATCACGGATTAAATGGCGACATCATGGTGTGGAATCCACAGCTTGATCGCGGGTTTGAACTGTCTTCCATGGGTATTCGTGTGGATGCGGCCACGATGACCACGCAGCTGGCATATCGCGGGTGTCCGGAACGTGCGGAAATGCCATGGCATCAGATGCTGTTGAACGGGATACTGCCTCTTTCCATCGGCGGAGGGATCGGTCAGTCCCGCCTGTGTATGCTGCTGTTGCAGAAGCGGCATATCGGTGAAGTACAGGTGGGTGTATGGCCGCAGGACGTGATCGACGCATGTGCTGCTGAAGGCATTGATCTTTTGTAA
- a CDS encoding glutamine synthetase type III codes for MESEVLMPSDYYGENVFNIKTMRSYLSEEAYNSLLSTITEGHGLDGTIANEVAEAMKTWALERGATHFTHWFQPLTGATAEKHDSFIMPDREGGVVYQFSGKELIQGEPDASSFPSGGLRATFEARGYTAWDPTSPAFIKDINGDGATLCIPTVFCGYHGEALDMKTPLMRSMAAIATQINRLAKIFGVECTTIPSATLGAEQEYFLVDREFYLSRLDLLQTGRTLFGNKPSKHQQMEDHYFGAIKSRILRFMSELDSELWRLGIPAKTRHNEVCPGQFEIAPVFEELNLAVDHNMVTMEVLREVAERNGLVCLLHEKPFAGVNGSGKHNNWSIAGPDGKNWMTPGKTPHDNAKFLTIICTLMMAVDKHADLLRAAVASAGNDHRLGANEAPPAIISIFLGEQLFDVIEQIEQGGAKSSKEGGVIEIGVDSLPQLPRDATDRNRTSPFAFTGNKFEFRAVGSNQNCSEACTVLNTIMTESLDEVCTRIEAGLAEGKALTDVLQPLLQDIVRNHKRILFNGDNYTEEWVQIAESRGLPNLKKTPEAIKAYTTDATRKMYEKYGVLTPRELESRYEIYRSKFNETVEIEARCALQMVSTLLLPAAIRFQSDLAKTINRVKSVGSCPMGEISLLLTNVCELVDNASKAAKKLDKTLYNENTAEIPSCMDELRMYVDQLEAVVPEALWPLASYAEMMFLV; via the coding sequence ATGGAATCTGAAGTATTAATGCCGTCAGATTACTACGGCGAAAATGTATTTAATATCAAAACCATGCGCAGCTACTTATCGGAAGAAGCATACAATTCACTGCTTTCGACCATCACAGAAGGTCACGGACTGGATGGCACCATTGCCAACGAAGTCGCAGAAGCAATGAAAACATGGGCACTGGAACGTGGTGCAACGCATTTCACTCATTGGTTCCAGCCTTTGACCGGCGCCACGGCTGAAAAACATGATTCATTCATTATGCCTGACCGTGAAGGCGGAGTGGTTTATCAGTTTTCTGGTAAGGAGCTGATTCAGGGTGAGCCTGATGCATCCAGCTTCCCTTCCGGCGGATTGCGTGCCACCTTTGAAGCACGAGGCTATACGGCATGGGATCCGACCAGTCCGGCTTTCATCAAGGACATTAATGGCGACGGAGCCACGCTCTGCATTCCGACGGTATTCTGCGGCTATCATGGGGAAGCACTGGATATGAAAACGCCGCTGATGCGTTCAATGGCCGCCATTGCTACACAGATTAATCGTCTGGCAAAGATTTTCGGTGTCGAATGCACCACGATTCCAAGTGCCACTCTTGGTGCAGAACAGGAATACTTCCTGGTCGACCGCGAGTTTTATCTTTCACGTCTGGATCTGCTGCAGACGGGTCGCACACTGTTCGGTAACAAACCGTCGAAACATCAGCAGATGGAAGACCATTATTTTGGAGCAATCAAATCACGCATTCTGCGGTTCATGTCTGAGCTTGACAGCGAATTGTGGCGTTTAGGAATCCCGGCAAAAACCCGCCACAACGAAGTATGTCCCGGTCAGTTTGAGATTGCTCCTGTTTTTGAAGAACTGAACCTGGCTGTTGACCACAACATGGTGACCATGGAAGTGCTGCGCGAAGTCGCCGAACGCAACGGTCTGGTCTGCCTGCTGCATGAAAAACCCTTTGCCGGCGTAAACGGTTCGGGCAAGCACAACAACTGGTCGATTGCAGGACCGGATGGTAAAAACTGGATGACTCCGGGAAAAACACCGCATGATAATGCAAAATTCCTGACCATCATCTGCACGCTGATGATGGCGGTGGATAAACACGCGGATCTGCTTCGTGCAGCCGTTGCTTCTGCCGGAAATGATCATCGTCTGGGTGCCAATGAAGCACCTCCTGCGATTATTTCCATCTTCCTGGGTGAACAGCTGTTTGATGTCATTGAACAGATCGAACAGGGCGGTGCCAAATCGTCGAAAGAAGGCGGCGTGATTGAAATCGGTGTCGATTCCCTGCCTCAGCTACCTCGCGACGCCACCGACCGCAACCGCACGTCTCCCTTTGCATTCACAGGGAACAAATTTGAATTCCGCGCGGTGGGTTCAAACCAGAACTGTTCCGAAGCCTGTACCGTGCTGAACACCATCATGACAGAATCGCTGGATGAGGTCTGCACCCGGATTGAAGCCGGTCTGGCAGAAGGAAAAGCACTTACTGATGTGTTACAGCCCCTGCTGCAGGATATTGTGCGTAACCACAAACGTATTCTGTTCAATGGCGACAACTACACGGAAGAATGGGTTCAGATCGCTGAATCTCGCGGTCTGCCGAATCTGAAGAAAACACCGGAAGCCATCAAAGCATACACCACAGATGCTACGCGTAAAATGTATGAAAAATATGGTGTGCTGACACCACGTGAACTGGAATCCCGGTATGAAATTTATCGTTCCAAGTTCAATGAAACGGTGGAGATTGAAGCACGCTGTGCGTTGCAGATGGTTAGCACGCTGCTGCTTCCTGCAGCCATTCGGTTCCAGTCGGATCTGGCGAAGACGATCAATCGTGTTAAATCCGTTGGTTCCTGCCCCATGGGCGAGATCAGTTTATTGCTGACCAACGTGTGCGAACTGGTTGATAACGCATCCAAAGCGGCGAAGAAACTGGATAAAACCCTCTACAATGAAAATACAGCTGAAATTCCTTCTTGCATGGATGAATTACGTATGTATGTTGACCAGTTAGAGGCGGTTGTACCTGAAGCACTCTGGCCGCTGGCTAGTTATGCAGAAATGATGTTTCTTGTATAA
- a CDS encoding ribulose-phosphate 3-epimerase — MRQETWFAPSILAADFARLGEDVNAVLDAGAHIIHFDVMDNHYVPNLSFGPMVCKALRNYGVKAPIDVHLMIKPVDGLIPMFADAGATYITFHPEASEHVHRSIQLIRDLGCRPGLVLNPATPLDVLQYTLDSIDMVLLMSVNPGYGGQKFIPEVLKKIGDVRKLIDAQDRNIRLEIDGGVNENNIGLIAAAGADTFVAGSAIFGSDDYGKTMERMTGAIQSAANG; from the coding sequence ATGAGGCAGGAAACATGGTTTGCACCATCGATTTTGGCGGCTGATTTTGCACGTTTGGGCGAGGACGTGAATGCGGTTCTGGATGCTGGAGCCCACATCATTCATTTTGATGTTATGGATAATCATTATGTCCCCAATTTGTCCTTTGGTCCCATGGTCTGCAAGGCGTTGCGCAATTATGGTGTTAAAGCGCCTATTGATGTGCATCTTATGATTAAACCGGTAGATGGGCTGATTCCGATGTTCGCGGATGCCGGAGCCACGTATATAACCTTTCATCCCGAGGCCAGTGAGCATGTGCATCGCAGTATCCAGCTTATTCGCGATCTGGGATGCCGGCCGGGTCTGGTGCTGAATCCGGCGACGCCGCTGGATGTGCTTCAGTATACCCTGGACAGTATCGACATGGTTTTACTGATGTCCGTCAACCCCGGATATGGCGGCCAGAAATTTATTCCCGAAGTGCTAAAAAAAATAGGGGACGTGCGGAAGCTCATCGATGCTCAGGATCGGAATATCCGACTGGAGATCGATGGCGGCGTAAATGAAAACAATATCGGATTGATTGCCGCCGCAGGGGCGGATACTTTTGTAGCCGGATCGGCTATTTTCGGCAGCGATGATTATGGGAAGACGATGGAAAGAATGACCGGGGCGATACAGTCGGCAGCCAACGGGTAA